In the Henningerozyma blattae CBS 6284 chromosome 8, complete genome genome, one interval contains:
- the SLI15 gene encoding Sli15p (similar to Saccharomyces cerevisiae SLI15 (YBR156C); ancestral locus Anc_8.507) produces the protein MDWLLPKREKQKYVLFKDKLSSLISFNNSLATGIDQIDDIIATRNQSLLPLKQYLIENKPSTGNPLSSTPTKYEQLSSNTSNSSTTTTTATTTTHNISVTWSPEKVDQMLKQGTGIPASIAPDPNSKQISHSHAPVSRRSIMYTPLPKKDPLIMIKQNDIQPISTSPSSTSPISLRTTSHFTKIPNNDSTVALHTLDNPMKLSPDFTPNSSNSPIIIQSTSPTSNIITKNSMHSVPNKNFEFRSPTKKKKIIKPNTSPINNKNTNIVSPISRKKSSYKSLHNSSYKSSSSASTSTSSSHQSRRITTKDSASVFERLAVTTTTRSTPSLRNIKRNKKSFTITKQSSLINNNTNNKHTPSHTSLQNFIPLNESLSPLKESQKINIIPRKDHRVLNSKSTNNNLLEKSDLLQENPNNLDRPKTIDKNTSNLDKNISPRSRKSPKRLTRFQLLPKTNDQKQQDLKQKLNARLSGVKRLQEEQSRQKKLNENNIKKQQQQQQQHLYNDESRTKYSNETTIRRISHTNMNPSFNSILYDLDTKDHRTIANGRNDDIQYTNNNNDELQTNEPHYNTGSPKSSRKLTNSFPEIYSDSDDEDKNIYKSWGEKSILESQLINQQHLNPREIFGNIPIIDLDVIFSKKNTTKPN, from the coding sequence ATGGATTGGTTATTGCCCAAGAGAgagaaacaaaaatatgTTTTGTTCAAAGATAAACTATCCTCTCTCATATCgttcaataattcattagcCACGGGAATAGATCAAATAGATGATATCATCGCCACAAGAAACCAATCGTTATTACCATTGAAACAATATCTTATCGAAAATAAACCTTCCACTGGCAACCCACTCTCCTCTACACCCACAAAATATGAACAGCTTTCTTCAAATACATCAAATTCTTCCACAACAACAACtacagcaacaacaactaCTCACAACATTTCTGTCACTTGGTCTCCCGAAAAGGTGGATCAAATGTTAAAACAAGGTACGGGTATACCTGCCTCTATTGCACCCGATCCAAATTCCAAGCAAATTTCACATTCACACGCTCCAGTCAGTAGAAGATCAATCATGTATACACCACTTCCGAAAAAAGATCCATTGATAATGATTAAACAAAATGATATTCAACCAATTTCAACCTCACCTTCATCAACTTCTCCCATATCGTTACGTACGACGTCGCATTTTACTAAGAttccaaataatgattctaCTGTGGCATTACATACTTTGGATAATCCAATGAAATTATCTCCAGATTTTACTCCAAATTCTTCCAATTCTCccataataattcaatccACTTCACCTACTAGTAATATAATAACGAAAAATTCTATGCACTCTGTACCAAATaagaattttgaatttagaTCACCaacaaagaagaaaaaaattattaaaccaAATACCTCtccaataaataataaaaatacgaACATTGTCTCCCCAATCAGTCGTAAAAAATCTTCTTATAAATCATTGCATAACTCGTCCTATAAATCTTCCTCATCTGCCTCTACTTCTACTTCCTCCTCTCATCAATCAAGAAGAATTACAACAAAGGATTCTGCAAGtgtatttgaaagattagCCGTCACCACCACCACAAGATCTACACCTTCATTACGtaatatcaaaagaaataaaaaatcattcACCATAACAAAGCaatcatctttaataaataataataccaataataagCATACTCCTTCGCATACCTCTTTGCAAAATTTTATTCCATTAAATGAATCATTATCGCCTTTAAAAGAATcacaaaaaattaatattattcccAGGAAAGATCATCGAGTTTTAAATAGTAAATcgacaaataataatttgttaGAAAAATCTGATTTGTTACAAGAAAACCCAAATAACTTAGACAGACCCAAAACAATAGATAAAAACACTTCCAATTtggataaaaatattagtcCAAGAAGTAGAAAATCCCCAAAAAGATTGACTAGATTCCAATTATTACCCAAAACAAATGATCAAAAACAACAAGAtttgaaacaaaaattaaatgcaAGATTATCTGGTGTTAAAAGATTACAAGAAGAACAATCTcgtcaaaaaaaattaaatgaaaataatataaaaaaacaacagcaacaacaacaacaacattTATATAATGATGAATCAAGAACTAAATATTCCAACGAAACTACAATTCGAAGAATTTCTCATACAAATATGAATccatcttttaattcaatcTTATATGATTTAGATACAAAGGATCATAGAACAATCGCTAATGGTCGTAATGATGATATCCaatatactaataataataatgatgaacTCCAAACTAATGAACCTCATTACAATACCGGTAGCCCCAAATCAAGTAgaaaattaacaaattcGTTCCCTGAGATCTATTCGGAttctgatgatgaagataagAATATCTATAAATCTTGGGGAGAAAAATCAATTCTAGAATCTCAATTGATTAATCAACAGCATTTAAATCCAAGAGAAATTTTTGGTAATATTCCAATCATAGATTTAGATGTCATTTtctcaaaaaaaaatacaacaaaaccaaattaa
- the TBLA0H03370 gene encoding uncharacterized protein (similar to Saccharomyces cerevisiae KRE2 (YDR483W) and KTR6 (YPL053C); ancestral locus Anc_8.505) codes for MSIHISKRITRVVLIIVLVVVSISVLSNHATTQDIYKDYVPTALDFSAYYNDDSPKLPSGNSKFDFAISSVSSLGALPSADPSIWKKQKEDDEFKKKLAKAKEEAKKAEENPDDKDHLYKFLAPSFANEGRRPSAVLISVINVDDDLQKILETVYSVETKFNNKLKYPWVFISKDPLPEPTVSTIESVLGIENCKFGTIPESDWAYPSYIDKNKAAVSRAQMFKLDFGSSESYRHMARYLSGLIWEHPLLQGFDWYWRIDPGSVLTCDIQYDLFRWMQDTGKVFGFTLSGREEPDTMKTLWDKTRNYIDSHKNIHPDLRGFVTNAGEAKAGKNDKITKNDDYNNCYFWSNSELGNLNYWRSPLVKNYFDYLDHEGGFFYERWADHTVHTLSTVLFLEKRQFHFFPDVGFSFGEYKNCPLEDFLWKENNCACDQGDDNSFRKRSCTGRYYESIEKGKPEGHQDHDY; via the coding sequence ATGTCTATTCACATATCGAAACGCATAACAAGAGTCGTGCTGATTATCGTCCTAGTTGTAGTGTCCATCTCAGTCTTATCGAATCATGCTACAACTCAGGATATTTACAAAGATTATGTTCCTACAGCTTTAGATTTCTCTGCATATTATAACGATGATAGTCCCAAACTACCTAGTGGAAATTCgaaatttgattttgcaATCTCTTCAGTATCTAGTCTAGGTGCTCTTCCTTCTGCAGATCCCAGTATTTGGAAGAAACAgaaagaagatgatgaatttaagaaaaaattagcCAAGGCTAAAGAAGAAGCTAAAAAGGCAGAAGAAAATCCAGATGATAAAGATCATTTATACAAGTTCTTGGCACCCTCTTTTGCTAATGAAGGTAGAAGACCCTCTGCAGTTCTAATATCTGTCATTAATGTGGATGatgatttacaaaaaattttggaGACTGTTTATTCAGTTGAAACTAAATTCAATaacaaattgaaatatccTTGGGTTTTCATCTCTAAAGATCCATTACCAGAACCCACAGTTTCTACAATCGAATCTGTTTTAGGGATtgaaaattgtaaatttgGAACTATTCCAGAAAGTGATTGGGCTTATCCATCATATATCGATAAAAACAAAGCTGCTGTATCAAGAGCTCAAATGTTTAAATTAGACTTCGGCTCTTCTGAATCATATAGACATATGGCAAGATACTTGTCAGGTTTGATCTGGGAACATCCTCTTTTACAAGGTTTCGATTGGTATTGGCGTATTGATCCAGGCTCTGTTTTGACTTGTGATATTCaatatgatttatttaGATGGATGCAAGATACAGGTAAAGTTTTCGGGTTCACTCTCTCAGGAAGAGAAGAACCGGACACTATGAAAACTTTATGGGACAAGACAAGAAACTATATTGACTCtcataaaaatattcatccAGATTTGAGAGGTTTTGTAACAAATGCAGGAGAGGCAAAGGCAGGCAAAAACGATAAAATTActaaaaatgatgattATAACAATTGTTATTTCTGGTCAAACTCAGAACTTGGGAATCTAAACTATTGGAGATCACCACTTGTCAAAAACTATTTCGATTATTTAGATCATGAAGGTGGATTCTTCTATGAAAGATGGGCTGATCATACAGTGCATACTTTAAGTACTGTCTTGTTCTTAGAAAAAAGACAATTCCATTTCTTCCCAGATGTAGGTTTTTCGTTTGgtgaatataaaaattgtcCATTAGAAGATTTCTTATGGAAAGAAAACAATTGTGCTTGTGATCAAGGTGATGACAATTCTTTCAGAAAACGTTCATGTACCGGTAGATATTACGAGTCCATTGAAAAGGGTAAACCAGAAGGCCATCAAGATCACGACTATTAA
- the ICS2 gene encoding Ics2p (similar to Saccharomyces cerevisiae ICS2 (YBR157C); ancestral locus Anc_8.508), with protein MDNINDSFKSFNFPPREFSTPRKPSCKEPLNFENTSPKSSLGPLFDTNCISTPHTPLSPTTSPFDNRRRSSVHRKSNAISFSSPRQFKSSFSMGPARSRDSYSIDDIISNTREQIRRNSTNSNHHISTLDEFLEINNLKSTDISPKGSVHHASSNANANANTKVFASCPESGDLPPPIIDLDIINY; from the coding sequence ATGGACAATATCAACGActcttttaaatctttcaacTTCCCTCCAAGAGAATTCTCTACTCCTCGCAAACCTTCTTGCAAAGAACCTTTAAATTTCGAAAATACTTCTCCTAAATCTTCCTTGGGACCTCTTTTCGATACTAACTGCATTTCTACTCCTCATACTCCATTGTCCCCCACAACTTCACCCTTCGATAATAGAAGACGGTCAAGTGTTCATCGCAAGAGTAATGCCATTTCGTTTTCATCACCAAGACAATTCAAGAGCTCGTTCTCCATGGGACCCGCAAGATCACGAGACTCCTACTCGATCGACGATATAATCTCCAATACAAGAGAACAGATTAGAAGAAACAGTACCAATTCTAACCATCACATCTCCACATTGGACGAATTCTTGGAGATTAATAATCTTAAATCAACCGATATCTCTCCCAAGGGTTCTGTCCATCATGCAAGCTCGAACGCCAATGCAAACGCAAACACCAAAGTCTTTGCATCTTGCCCAGAATCCGGCGACTTGCCTCCTCCCATAATTGACTTAGACATTATCAACTACTAA
- the CNS1 gene encoding HSP70/90 family co-chaperone CNS1 (similar to Saccharomyces cerevisiae CNS1 (YBR155W); ancestral locus Anc_8.506) produces the protein MEAPKKYVPGPNDPELPPQLSEFKDKSADEIFEELNRMPFFMTQLDETDGEGGVNDNLEALKALAYEGEPHEIAGNFKNRGNEFYKLKQYRDAREVYTKGIDVKCDDDKINESLYANRAACELELKNFRKCIEDCKKALSFNVKNIKCYYRMGKAFLSVDRFDESKESIEFGLKIDSENKSLKNLLQAIEKRQLEIQRRKDMEMKIKLEKEGKKVILENAMKLRNITMIGTSNPVDLLKEGKLKLEDPLDFESQLIFPALIMYPTLDEFDFVAEVGELTTVGELLDVIFDRPQQWFEIKGHDVFQNKNKVLAYMETQSGGLVKIGRKNSFHEIFKMEKLVIPMFDNSLKIFFVPKSESEAWLAKWDKTKAIERRL, from the coding sequence ATGGAAGCACCTAAGAAATATGTCCCTGGGCCAAATGATCCAGAATTACCACCACAATTATcagaatttaaagataaatctgcagatgaaatatttgaagaattaaatagaATGCCATTTTTCATGACACAATTAGATGAAACTGATGGTGAAGGTGGtgttaatgataatttagaaGCTTTGAAAGCATTAGCCTATGAAGGTGAACCTCATGAAATTGCCGGTAACTTTAAGAATCGTGGGAatgaattttataaattaaaacaatacCGGGATGCAAGAGAAGTTTATACAAAAGGTATTGATGTTAAAtgtgatgatgataaaatcAATGAATCACTTTATGCTAATCGTGCAGCTTgtgaattagaattgaaaaattttagaaaatgtaTTGAGGATTGTAAAAAAGCTTTAAGTTTTaatgttaaaaatattaaatgttATTATAGAATGGGTAAAGCATTTTTAAGCGTGGATAGATTTGATGAATCTAAAGAATCAATCGAATTTGGTTTGAAAATTGATtctgaaaataaatctCTCAAGAATCTACTACAAGCTATCGAAAAAAGACAATTAGAAATTCAAAGACGTAAAGATATGGAAATGAAGATAAAACTTGAAAAAGAAGGTAAAAAAGTTATCCTGGAGAATGCTATGAAATTAAGAAACATTACTATGATTGGAACTTCTAACCCAGTAGATTTGTTGAAAGAAggtaaattgaaattagaaGATCCATTAGATTTTGAATCTCAACTTATTTTCCCAGCATTAATCATGTATCCAACTTTAgatgaatttgattttgttgCAGAAGTAGGTGAATTGACCACTGTTggtgaattattagatgtaATATTCGATAGACCACAACAATGGTTTGAAATAAAGGGTCATGatgtttttcaaaataagaACAAAGTATTAGCTTATATGGAAACACAATCTGGTGGTTTAGTTAAAATTGGtagaaaaaattcatttcatgaaatatttaaaatggaaaaactAGTTATTCCAATGTttgataattcattaaaaatatttttcgtACCAAAATCAGAAAGTGAAGCTTGGCTAGCCAAATGGGATAAGACCAAAGCTATTGAAAGaagattataa